A single window of Archangium gephyra DNA harbors:
- a CDS encoding phage tail protein → MADPKQAETPPPQEPGAQPGTLVDPLRAYNFKLDINGVNEGHFTECHGLEVQVNALRYREGGAGAVVRRLAGPVAYGDVTLRYGLTTSRELWNWFMESVNGTPSRKNISILMTGPDGLTEVFRWNLVDAWPSGWKGAALDALGQMVAIESVTLVFESINRGG, encoded by the coding sequence GTGGCTGATCCGAAGCAGGCGGAGACTCCACCCCCGCAGGAGCCGGGGGCGCAGCCGGGGACCCTGGTGGACCCGTTGCGCGCGTACAACTTCAAGCTGGACATCAACGGGGTGAACGAGGGGCACTTCACCGAGTGCCATGGGTTGGAGGTGCAGGTGAACGCACTGCGCTACCGCGAGGGCGGAGCGGGCGCGGTGGTGCGCCGGCTCGCCGGGCCGGTGGCGTATGGGGACGTCACGCTGCGCTACGGGCTGACGACCTCGCGCGAGCTGTGGAACTGGTTCATGGAGTCGGTGAACGGCACGCCGAGCCGCAAGAACATCTCCATCCTGATGACGGGGCCGGACGGACTGACGGAGGTGTTCCGCTGGAACCTGGTGGATGCGTGGCCCTCAGGGTGGAAGGGCGCGGCGCTGGATGCGCTGGGGCAGATGGTGGCCATCGAGTCCGTCACGCTCGTCTTCGAGTCCATCAACCGTGGCGGCTGA
- a CDS encoding phage tail sheath family protein, which translates to MATSYLTPGIYIEEVSTGPKPLEAAGTSTAGFVGRAPHPGARLHEPVAINNWSQFVKEFCQGKEVKSTPLSLAVYGFFENGGRRCFVVNIGDSPSLLGSGPKREGLDVLREVDEVAIVAAPGYTDPGSYNALLTHAEQMMDRVAVLDAPEDATVERLCEVGTVSAPVAGKEGEGGPPGPRRSKGERARDSKYGAYYFPWVSMYDPFDRKRLVNAPPSGHIAGIYARVDGTRGVHKPPANEVVNAAEGLATPLTREELGVLNQCGVNCIRFFPRDGIKVWGARTLSSDPEWRYLNVRRLFCMVEETIGQGTRWVVFEPNDLSLRRAVIRDVSAFLRRLWRDGALVGRTEQEAFFVKCDDETNPPEVVDAGQLICVIGIAPVKPAEFIIFRIGQHSGGVEQTEEAARG; encoded by the coding sequence GTGGCGACGAGCTATCTGACACCCGGTATCTACATCGAAGAGGTGTCCACCGGGCCCAAGCCCCTGGAGGCCGCGGGGACGAGCACGGCGGGCTTCGTGGGCAGGGCCCCCCATCCCGGCGCGCGCCTGCACGAGCCGGTGGCCATCAACAACTGGTCCCAGTTCGTGAAGGAGTTCTGCCAGGGCAAGGAGGTGAAGAGCACGCCGCTGTCGCTGGCCGTGTACGGCTTCTTCGAGAACGGCGGGCGGCGCTGCTTCGTCGTCAACATCGGCGACAGTCCCAGCCTGTTGGGCAGCGGACCCAAGCGCGAGGGCCTGGACGTGCTGCGCGAGGTGGACGAGGTGGCCATCGTCGCGGCGCCCGGCTACACGGATCCAGGCTCCTACAACGCGCTGCTCACCCACGCCGAGCAGATGATGGACCGGGTGGCCGTGCTGGACGCGCCCGAGGACGCCACCGTGGAGCGGCTGTGCGAGGTGGGCACGGTCTCGGCGCCCGTGGCGGGCAAGGAAGGAGAGGGCGGGCCGCCGGGGCCACGCCGCTCCAAGGGCGAGCGGGCGCGGGACTCGAAGTACGGCGCGTACTACTTCCCGTGGGTCTCCATGTACGATCCGTTCGACCGCAAGCGGCTGGTGAACGCGCCGCCGTCCGGCCACATCGCGGGCATCTACGCGCGGGTGGATGGGACACGCGGGGTGCACAAACCCCCGGCCAACGAGGTGGTGAACGCGGCCGAGGGCCTGGCGACACCGTTGACGCGCGAGGAGCTGGGCGTGCTCAACCAGTGCGGCGTCAACTGCATCCGCTTCTTCCCCCGGGACGGCATCAAGGTGTGGGGCGCGCGGACGCTGTCGAGTGACCCCGAGTGGCGCTACCTCAACGTGCGGCGGCTCTTCTGCATGGTGGAGGAGACGATCGGCCAGGGGACGCGCTGGGTGGTGTTCGAGCCGAATGATCTGTCGCTCCGGCGCGCCGTCATCCGGGACGTGAGTGCGTTCCTGCGGCGGCTGTGGCGGGACGGGGCGCTGGTGGGCCGGACGGAGCAGGAGGCCTTCTTCGTGAAGTGCGATGACGAGACGAACCCGCCCGAGGTGGTGGACGCGGGGCAGTTGATCTGCGTCATCGGGATCGCGCCGGTGAAGCCGGCGGAGTTCATCATCTTCCGCATCGGCCAGCACTCGGGCGGTGTGGAGCAGACGGAGGAGGCGGCCCGTGGCTGA
- a CDS encoding carboxypeptidase-like regulatory domain-containing protein produces the protein MIDEVDQRLKSWVGRVLGDAPVSLSVPDRESVDRLVGLYLLELAPAPPPRTSRRPPLRVSLCYLVTAGGDSPERAHHLLGELVFAAMEEPGFEVDLSPVPVPLWAALGVPPRPAFRLRVPLERERPLPAIPRVRVPLITRTVPGTVLLGRVVGPGDIPIPDAQVELPSMGLNARTDAKGRFRIASVPADTPLGRLEVRAKGAVLAVRTEELPTEEGALLVRLPLKEG, from the coding sequence ATGATCGACGAAGTCGATCAGCGCTTGAAGAGCTGGGTGGGACGGGTGCTCGGCGATGCGCCCGTCTCCCTGTCCGTGCCGGACCGCGAGTCGGTGGATCGGCTCGTGGGGCTCTATCTGTTGGAGCTCGCTCCGGCGCCGCCGCCCCGCACGTCGCGCCGGCCTCCGCTCCGGGTGTCGCTCTGCTACCTCGTCACCGCGGGCGGGGATTCTCCGGAGCGGGCCCACCACCTGCTGGGTGAGCTCGTCTTCGCGGCCATGGAGGAGCCGGGCTTCGAGGTGGACCTCTCGCCCGTGCCGGTGCCGCTGTGGGCGGCGCTGGGAGTGCCTCCGCGGCCCGCCTTCCGCCTGCGCGTGCCGCTCGAGCGCGAGCGTCCGCTGCCCGCCATTCCGCGCGTGAGGGTGCCGCTCATCACCCGGACCGTGCCGGGGACGGTGCTGCTGGGCCGCGTGGTGGGGCCGGGGGACATCCCCATTCCGGATGCCCAGGTGGAGCTGCCGTCCATGGGCCTCAACGCGCGCACCGACGCGAAGGGCCGCTTCCGCATCGCCTCGGTGCCCGCCGACACGCCGCTCGGACGGCTGGAGGTGCGTGCGAAGGGAGCAGTGCTCGCGGTGCGTACCGAGGAGCTCCCCACCGAGGAGGGAGCGCTGCTGGTGCGCCTGCCGTTGAAGGAGGGATGA
- a CDS encoding SRPBCC family protein, with protein sequence MLKKILIASATLVGLLLAIGLVLPSTFRVERSTLLQAPPEAVYPYVANLERWREWGPWRAEKYPGSQWVFGGPQEGVGAVHSWSGGSVGNGTLSLTQADPKTGVAYDMSVEQGRYLVHGRISFAPEGQGTRVTWVDEGDLGGNPFAHYLVPLIRSRLGGYLEEGLAGLAKQVRPGPLPAEAQPEPAPVPVEQAEAPARPVTPPPSESPPAEGAQAPAPVVEGSPVIGSPAVPSVEGSQASDAGEVAPPVAVPPVPAGEAAPASPGTALPSGEPAPAEASPTVPASTPAPPPAPTEGQSASPT encoded by the coding sequence ATGCTCAAGAAGATCCTGATCGCCTCCGCGACGCTGGTGGGGCTGCTGCTCGCCATCGGTCTGGTGCTGCCCTCGACGTTCCGCGTCGAGCGCTCGACGCTCCTCCAGGCCCCGCCCGAGGCGGTCTACCCCTACGTGGCCAACCTCGAGCGGTGGCGGGAGTGGGGCCCCTGGCGCGCGGAGAAGTACCCGGGCAGCCAGTGGGTGTTCGGTGGGCCCCAGGAGGGCGTGGGCGCCGTGCACAGCTGGAGTGGCGGGAGCGTGGGCAACGGCACCCTGTCCCTCACCCAGGCCGACCCGAAGACGGGCGTGGCCTATGACATGTCCGTGGAGCAGGGCCGCTACCTGGTGCACGGCCGCATCTCCTTCGCGCCCGAGGGCCAGGGCACCCGGGTGACGTGGGTGGACGAGGGCGACCTCGGCGGCAACCCCTTCGCCCACTACCTCGTCCCCCTCATCCGCTCGAGGCTCGGCGGTTACCTCGAGGAGGGCCTGGCCGGGCTCGCGAAGCAGGTGCGGCCGGGCCCGCTCCCAGCCGAGGCCCAGCCGGAGCCGGCGCCGGTTCCGGTGGAGCAGGCCGAAGCTCCCGCGCGGCCCGTCACTCCCCCACCGTCCGAGTCCCCTCCGGCGGAGGGCGCGCAGGCGCCTGCTCCGGTCGTGGAGGGCTCGCCCGTGATCGGTTCTCCGGCCGTTCCTTCGGTGGAGGGCTCGCAGGCGTCCGACGCGGGCGAGGTGGCTCCTCCCGTGGCCGTGCCCCCTGTGCCCGCGGGGGAGGCCGCACCTGCTTCTCCGGGCACGGCGCTTCCCTCTGGCGAGCCAGCTCCCGCGGAGGCCTCTCCCACTGTTCCGGCGTCGACTCCAGCGCCACCTCCGGCTCCGACTGAAGGGCAATCGGCGTCGCCGACCTGA
- a CDS encoding CBS domain-containing protein, whose amino-acid sequence MTHVVDDFMTRIVHTIGTQSPLAEAHRLMNEHAIRHLPVLEGGKLVGMVSMRDLHLIETLKGVDPKEVAVEEAMAQEAYTVPPGTPLLEVARTMAMHKYGSAVIAQKGRVEGIFTTVDAMRALETLLASPMAEQAPAPRRKTTPRQLAKKAAPRKAAAARKGASNTAKRPAGKKSTAKRPARKVAPARKRSGR is encoded by the coding sequence ATGACCCATGTCGTCGACGACTTCATGACCCGCATCGTGCACACCATTGGTACGCAGAGCCCCCTGGCCGAGGCGCACCGGCTCATGAACGAGCACGCCATCCGCCACCTGCCCGTGCTGGAGGGCGGGAAGTTGGTGGGAATGGTGTCCATGAGGGATCTGCACCTCATCGAGACCCTCAAGGGCGTGGACCCCAAGGAGGTGGCGGTGGAGGAGGCCATGGCCCAGGAGGCCTATACGGTGCCGCCGGGGACGCCGTTGCTCGAGGTGGCGCGCACCATGGCCATGCACAAGTACGGCTCCGCCGTCATTGCCCAGAAGGGCCGCGTGGAGGGCATCTTCACCACCGTGGACGCGATGAGGGCCCTGGAGACGCTCCTGGCCTCACCCATGGCCGAGCAGGCTCCCGCCCCCCGGCGGAAGACCACGCCCCGGCAGCTCGCCAAGAAGGCGGCACCCCGGAAGGCCGCGGCGGCCCGGAAGGGGGCCAGCAACACCGCGAAGCGCCCGGCCGGGAAGAAGAGCACGGCGAAGCGCCCGGCGCGGAAGGTGGCTCCGGCGCGCAAGCGCAGCGGGCGCTGA
- a CDS encoding 3-deoxy-7-phosphoheptulonate synthase, with translation MTARTENLNVVGIDQMPSPSEIKKRVPLSERAAETVLAGRRALMDILDRKDPRLFVIVGPCSIHDPEAGVDYARRLRQLADKVKDSFHVVMRVYFEKPRTSTGWKGFINDPRMDDSFRIEEGMERGRRFLLDVAELGMPAATEALDPIAPQYYGDLISWTAIGARTAESQTHREMASGLSTPVGFKNSTDGSLEAGVNGILSASRPHSFLGLNERGESAIIRTRGNSYGHLVLRGGGGRPNYDTVSVSLAEQALAKAKLPGNIVVDCSHSNSWKKPELQPLVMRDVMHQIREGNRSVVGVMIESFLEAGTQPIPTDLSQLRYGCSVTDACVSWETTEEMLLGAHEVMRGTLPKRRAA, from the coding sequence ATGACCGCTCGCACCGAAAACCTGAATGTCGTCGGCATCGACCAGATGCCCTCTCCCTCCGAGATCAAGAAGCGGGTGCCGCTGTCCGAGCGTGCGGCCGAGACCGTGCTCGCTGGCCGCCGCGCGCTGATGGACATCCTGGACCGCAAGGATCCGCGCCTGTTCGTCATCGTGGGCCCGTGCTCCATCCATGACCCGGAAGCCGGTGTCGACTACGCGCGGCGGTTGCGCCAGCTCGCCGACAAGGTGAAGGACTCGTTCCACGTGGTGATGCGCGTGTACTTCGAGAAGCCGCGCACCTCCACCGGTTGGAAGGGCTTCATCAATGATCCGCGCATGGATGACTCCTTCCGCATCGAGGAAGGCATGGAGCGGGGCCGCCGCTTCCTGCTGGACGTGGCCGAGCTCGGCATGCCGGCGGCGACCGAGGCGCTGGATCCGATCGCGCCGCAGTACTACGGCGATTTGATCTCCTGGACCGCGATCGGGGCGCGCACCGCGGAGTCGCAGACGCACCGCGAGATGGCCTCGGGGTTGTCGACGCCGGTGGGCTTCAAGAACAGCACCGACGGCTCCCTGGAGGCGGGAGTGAACGGCATCCTCTCGGCCTCGCGTCCGCACAGCTTCCTGGGGCTCAACGAGCGGGGCGAGTCGGCCATCATCCGGACGCGGGGCAACAGCTACGGCCACCTGGTGCTCCGGGGCGGAGGCGGGCGGCCCAACTACGACACGGTGTCCGTCTCGCTCGCCGAGCAGGCGCTCGCCAAGGCGAAGCTGCCGGGCAACATCGTGGTGGACTGCTCGCACTCCAACTCGTGGAAGAAGCCGGAGCTGCAGCCGCTGGTGATGCGCGACGTGATGCACCAGATCCGCGAGGGCAACCGCTCGGTGGTCGGTGTGATGATCGAGAGCTTCCTCGAGGCGGGCACCCAGCCCATCCCCACGGATCTCTCGCAGCTGCGCTACGGCTGCTCGGTGACGGATGCGTGCGTGAGCTGGGAGACCACCGAGGAGATGCTGCTGGGCGCCCACGAGGTGATGCGCGGCACGCTGCCCAAGCGCCGCGCGGCGTGA